A genomic segment from Idiomarina piscisalsi encodes:
- the fusA gene encoding elongation factor G, translating into MARKTSIERYRNIGICAHVDAGKTTTTERVLFYTGLSHKIGEVHDGAATMDWMEQEQERGITITSAATTCFWQGMDKQFPEHRVNIIDTPGHVDFTIEVERSLRVLDGAVVVLCASSGVQPQTETVWRQANKYEVPRMVFVNKMDRAGADFLSVVDQMKTRLNAVAVPMQLPVGAEDNFRGVVDLIKMKFINWNEEDMGTSFTYEDIPADMVDQCEEYHAELVEAAAEANEELMNKYLEEGELTEAEIKEGLRARTLANEICLVAAGSAFKNKGVQAVLDAVIEYLPSPTEVKPITGILDDESEGVRKSSDDEPFSALAFKIATDPFVGTLTFVRVYSGVLNQGDGVVNPVKNKKERVGRMVQMHSNSREEIKEVRAGDIAALIGLKDVTTGDTLCDPNNKIILERMEFPEPVISVAVEPKTKADQEKMGIALGKLAAEDPSFRVKTDEESGQTIISGMGELHLDIIVDRMKREFKVECNVGQPQVAYREAIRKPVEIEGKFVRQSGGRGQFGHVWLKLEPMTIEEDDDGEDITYEFVNEIVGGVVPKEYIPAVDKGIQEQMEQGVLAGYPVLGVKATLYDGSYHDVDSSEMAFKIAGSMAFKKGAMQADPVLLEPLMKVEVITPEESMGDVVGDLNRRRGLIEGMEEAPGGLKAVNAVVPLSEMFGYATDLRSQTQGRASYSMEFLKYGEAPNNIAEKVMAERNAKD; encoded by the coding sequence GTGGCTCGTAAAACTTCCATTGAGCGCTATCGTAATATCGGTATCTGTGCTCACGTAGACGCTGGTAAGACAACCACAACAGAGCGTGTGTTGTTTTATACTGGCTTGTCTCACAAAATTGGTGAGGTGCACGATGGTGCAGCCACCATGGACTGGATGGAGCAAGAACAAGAGCGTGGTATTACTATCACCTCAGCAGCAACGACCTGTTTCTGGCAGGGCATGGACAAGCAGTTCCCTGAGCATCGTGTCAACATCATCGATACTCCGGGACACGTTGACTTCACAATCGAAGTAGAACGTTCTCTGCGTGTTCTTGACGGTGCTGTCGTTGTATTGTGTGCGTCTTCAGGTGTTCAGCCTCAAACAGAAACTGTTTGGCGCCAAGCGAACAAATATGAAGTACCACGTATGGTATTCGTCAACAAAATGGACCGTGCAGGTGCCGACTTCTTGTCAGTTGTTGATCAGATGAAAACACGCCTGAACGCCGTTGCGGTTCCAATGCAATTGCCAGTAGGCGCGGAAGACAACTTCCGTGGTGTTGTTGACTTGATCAAAATGAAGTTCATCAACTGGAACGAAGAAGACATGGGTACGTCTTTCACTTATGAAGACATCCCTGCTGATATGGTTGACCAGTGTGAAGAATATCACGCAGAGTTGGTTGAAGCTGCGGCCGAAGCTAACGAAGAGCTGATGAACAAATACCTTGAAGAAGGTGAGTTAACAGAAGCTGAAATCAAAGAAGGTCTTCGTGCGCGTACATTGGCGAACGAAATCTGCTTGGTAGCTGCTGGCTCAGCGTTCAAAAACAAAGGCGTTCAAGCAGTACTGGATGCGGTTATCGAGTACTTACCGTCTCCGACGGAAGTTAAGCCAATCACTGGTATTTTGGATGATGAATCAGAAGGTGTGCGTAAATCATCTGATGATGAACCTTTCTCAGCGTTGGCATTTAAAATCGCAACCGACCCATTCGTTGGTACGTTAACCTTCGTCCGCGTTTACTCTGGTGTTCTTAATCAAGGTGACGGTGTCGTCAACCCTGTTAAGAATAAGAAAGAACGCGTTGGTCGTATGGTACAGATGCACTCAAACAGCCGTGAAGAAATTAAAGAAGTTCGCGCGGGTGACATTGCTGCACTTATCGGTCTTAAAGACGTGACTACTGGTGACACTCTGTGTGATCCAAACAACAAGATCATTCTTGAGCGTATGGAATTCCCAGAGCCGGTAATCTCGGTTGCTGTTGAACCAAAAACTAAAGCTGACCAAGAAAAAATGGGTATTGCTTTAGGTAAGTTGGCAGCAGAAGATCCGTCGTTCCGTGTTAAAACGGACGAAGAATCTGGCCAAACCATCATCTCAGGTATGGGCGAGCTTCACTTGGATATCATCGTTGACCGTATGAAGCGTGAGTTCAAAGTTGAATGTAACGTGGGTCAGCCTCAGGTTGCATACCGTGAAGCCATTCGTAAGCCGGTTGAAATCGAAGGTAAATTCGTACGTCAATCCGGTGGTCGTGGTCAGTTCGGTCACGTATGGCTGAAACTTGAGCCGATGACCATCGAAGAAGATGATGACGGTGAAGATATCACTTATGAATTCGTTAACGAAATCGTTGGTGGTGTGGTACCGAAAGAGTACATCCCAGCTGTTGATAAAGGTATTCAAGAGCAGATGGAACAAGGTGTATTAGCTGGCTACCCAGTATTGGGTGTTAAAGCAACCTTGTATGATGGCTCTTACCACGACGTTGACTCGTCAGAAATGGCGTTTAAAATCGCTGGTAGCATGGCCTTCAAAAAAGGTGCAATGCAGGCGGACCCAGTTCTTTTGGAACCACTAATGAAAGTGGAAGTTATTACTCCAGAAGAGTCTATGGGTGACGTTGTTGGTGACTTAAACCGTCGCCGTGGTCTGATCGAAGGTATGGAAGAAGCACCTGGTGGCTTGAAAGCTGTCAACGCGGTTGTTCCACTGTCTGAAATGTTCGGTTACGCAACTGACTTGCGTTCACAAACTCAGGGTCGTGCATCTTACTCGATGGAATTCCTGAAGTATGGTGAAGCACCAAACAACATCGCTGAAAAAGTGATGGCTGAGCGTAACGCTAAAGATTAA